From Actinosynnema mirum DSM 43827, a single genomic window includes:
- a CDS encoding TetR/AcrR family transcriptional regulator translates to MTAPPGRRERKKAATRQKIADTALRLFLERGYDAVGIRDVAAEADVAVTTVFAHFDSKEALVFERDADFEHRLVRAVAERGQGDLVPALRHEVHAIVRHCTTDGAAELGELIGSSPDLRAYNEAMCARHAASLATAIAADLGLPPRTTACRAIARFAVDAHVLAREARDPEAAVDEVFRMIQAAWDAADLHADAPQDR, encoded by the coding sequence GTGACCGCGCCACCGGGCCGTCGCGAGCGCAAGAAGGCCGCGACCCGTCAGAAGATCGCCGACACCGCCCTGCGCCTGTTCCTGGAGCGCGGCTACGACGCGGTCGGCATCCGCGACGTCGCGGCCGAGGCCGACGTCGCCGTCACCACGGTCTTCGCGCACTTCGACAGCAAGGAGGCCCTGGTCTTCGAGCGCGACGCCGACTTCGAGCACCGCCTGGTCCGGGCCGTCGCCGAGCGCGGGCAGGGCGACCTCGTCCCCGCCCTGCGCCACGAGGTTCACGCGATCGTGCGGCACTGCACCACCGACGGGGCGGCCGAGCTGGGGGAGCTGATCGGGTCCTCACCGGACCTGCGCGCCTACAACGAGGCCATGTGCGCCCGCCACGCCGCCTCCCTCGCGACCGCCATCGCCGCCGACCTCGGCCTGCCGCCGCGCACCACGGCCTGCCGGGCGATCGCCCGCTTCGCCGTCGACGCCCACGTCCTCGCCCGCGAGGCCCGTGACCCCGAGGCCGCCGTGGACGAGGTCTTCCGCATGATCCAGGCCGCCTGGGACGCCGCCGACCTCCACGCGGACGCGCCGCAGGACCGCTGA
- a CDS encoding DUF5132 domain-containing protein: MPFVAPLLLGLLTVPVARRVAKPLARGVVRTSAGIVAGARRAAHAVGEELQDITAEVTAELAAARLTADVGAPAQGAPAGTGPDAGAR; the protein is encoded by the coding sequence ATGCCCTTCGTCGCTCCTCTCCTGCTCGGTCTCCTGACCGTCCCCGTGGCCAGGAGGGTCGCCAAGCCGCTCGCCCGCGGCGTCGTCAGGACCTCGGCCGGGATCGTCGCCGGGGCACGCCGCGCCGCGCACGCCGTCGGCGAGGAGCTCCAGGACATCACCGCCGAGGTGACCGCCGAACTGGCCGCCGCCCGGCTCACCGCCGACGTGGGGGCGCCCGCGCAGGGCGCGCCCGCCGGGACCGGGCCGGACGCCGGAGCGCGCTGA